A stretch of DNA from Sphingomonas sp. SORGH_AS_0879:
GTGCATCCGGCCAGTCCCGCCAGCGCGTCCCCGTTCCGGTCGAGCGCAAAGACCGTCGCGCCCTCGCGAACGAACATCTCCGCCGTCGCCCGGCCTATCCCCTGCGCCGCGCCGGTGACCAGCGCACGCTTTCCTTCCAATCGCTTCATGCCTGTTCCGTTTCTTTGCTATGATCCGACTGCCGAAAGACGCGCACCGCCTCCGGCCATGCTTCGCCATCGGCGAAGGGCGGTCGTTGCAACGCTCCCATCCGCACATGCCATTGGTCGATCGCCGCCTGCACATGGCGCTCGGCATCGAGCGCCTCGGGATCGAAATCGGGCGTCACGTCCATCAACATCACCAGCCGACAGCCCGCCCGATAGATTTGCAGTTCGGCGATCCCATGGCGAAGCTGCGCCGCGATCACCTCCGGCGGCGTGTTGCCCGGCGCATGGGCCTGGTCATAGGCGGCGACCGTCGCCGGATCGTCGGCCAGGTCCATGATCCGAACGATACGGCGCGTCGCCATGCCAGCGGGCGCGTCGCTCACTTTTCGGGCTCCACACCGGCACGGTCCATGATCGCACGGGCGGCGGCGGGCCATGCGCCGCCCTTCACCAGCATATTGTCGACCGCGCGATTGTTCAGATAGTCGGTCCATGCGCCGGTCTGGCGGCCGGAATCATACCAGTTCTTCTCGGCGACATTGTCCATCGCGGTACGCAGCGGCAGCATGTCGCCCTGCGAATTCAGGTTCAGCCAGACACCGACATTGCTGACGACATTGTTCCGCATCGTGACGTAGCGCGATCCCTCGTCCAGATAGAGCGCGATCCCGCCCGGCACGTCATAGACGTAATTCTCCGCGATCAGCGCGCCGGGGTCCGCCGACAGGTGATAGATGGCACCGCCGTCCGGGAACCAGCTTTTCACATTGTGCACGCGATTGCCCAGGATGACCGTGTCGCGAAGGATGGTCGGCGTGTCGTAGACGCGATTGTCAGGGTGATCGTAATAGCCCCGGCTCGCCACCCGGTAAGCCGGGCTGCCGCCCGGATCGTTGGTGCCCCAGCCCCAGCCGACATCGATCCCGTCATAGGGCGCGTCCGACACGTCGTTGTGCACGATGACCGCGCCGGTCGCATAGGTGACCAGGATGCCCGCCTGTTCGTGGTAATCCTGCGACACGCCCTTGACGATATTGTTGCGGATCAGGATGTCGCGGACCCCCGCTTCCGGCACGGCGGGGTGATGCGCGTCGGGCGTGATCCCGCCGACCATGATCGCGCCGCCCGCCAGATCGAGGAAGCGGTTGCGCTCGATCGTGATCGCGGTCGTGCCCATGCCGATGCCGCGCTCATTGGCGTCGGCGTTGTTGCCGACCCCCAGCGCGATCTGGCCGAGATGGGTGAAATCATCGCGCTCGAACCGGATGCGGGTGGCCGCCGCGACCTGGACGGCGGCGGGCTGCTGATGCCAGCGGTTACGCGTCGTCTCGAAGGCGCGGCACCCCCAGCTACAATCGCGGATCGGCTGGTCGGGATAGTCGGGCACCCGTCCCGACAGGAACGCGCCGCTCTGCTGGCTGGCATAGCCGTCCGGGCCGGAAGGGGCGAGCCAACTGGTATGCTGGAACGACAGCCCGACAAAGGCCAAGTCGCGGACCGGAACGTCATAGGTGCCGCCGATCGCGACCAGCGATTGCAGCGTCGGCATCACCACCTCCGCCCTCGCCATGTCCTCGCCCGCGCGCGGCTTATAGTAAAGCTGCCCCTTGGCGGGGTCGGCATAGAATTCGCCGCCCTTCTTCAGAAAGGCGAGCGCGTTCACCAGGAAGAAGCGCGCCTTCTCCCCCGACAGCGGCTGGGCGATCGTGTCATAGCCGATGATGCTGTTCTGCCAGCCCGGCTGCTTCATCACGATGCGGTTGCCGTCGATATGGTCGACCACGGCGTGACGGTGCGTGAACCAGCTCGTCCCCTCCACCTCCATGCGGCCCTGGTCGGGCAGGTCGGCCAGGAACCGCCATGCCGGATCGACGATCTCGATCCCCCAGTCGTGGAAGGCGAAGGCGCGGCGCGACGCCTCGACGGTGGCGCGCTTGGCCATCCGCCCCTCGACCCAGATCTGGCGCGGGGCCGAGCCCATCGGGATCGACGCGACCCAGATGCCGCGCTGGGTGTCAGCCAGTCGCCAGCCCGTCACGCTGGTGCCGCCGGACAGGACGGGT
This window harbors:
- a CDS encoding L-rhamnose mutarotase, giving the protein MSDAPAGMATRRIVRIMDLADDPATVAAYDQAHAPGNTPPEVIAAQLRHGIAELQIYRAGCRLVMLMDVTPDFDPEALDAERHVQAAIDQWHVRMGALQRPPFADGEAWPEAVRVFRQSDHSKETEQA
- a CDS encoding right-handed parallel beta-helix repeat-containing protein; the protein is MRKLLGLLTTGMTAAIMAAPGVAQTLPAPSIPPEPIPATAEEMLETPHILRRPAGVPVVVTVSPRGDDAGDGSPERPFATLTRAQAAVRQLNRGSDVTVRLMDGVYRLPAPLQFGAADGGQNGHVVRWEAAPNARPVLSGGTSVTGWRLADTQRGIWVASIPMGSAPRQIWVEGRMAKRATVEASRRAFAFHDWGIEIVDPAWRFLADLPDQGRMEVEGTSWFTHRHAVVDHIDGNRIVMKQPGWQNSIIGYDTIAQPLSGEKARFFLVNALAFLKKGGEFYADPAKGQLYYKPRAGEDMARAEVVMPTLQSLVAIGGTYDVPVRDLAFVGLSFQHTSWLAPSGPDGYASQQSGAFLSGRVPDYPDQPIRDCSWGCRAFETTRNRWHQQPAAVQVAAATRIRFERDDFTHLGQIALGVGNNADANERGIGMGTTAITIERNRFLDLAGGAIMVGGITPDAHHPAVPEAGVRDILIRNNIVKGVSQDYHEQAGILVTYATGAVIVHNDVSDAPYDGIDVGWGWGTNDPGGSPAYRVASRGYYDHPDNRVYDTPTILRDTVILGNRVHNVKSWFPDGGAIYHLSADPGALIAENYVYDVPGGIALYLDEGSRYVTMRNNVVSNVGVWLNLNSQGDMLPLRTAMDNVAEKNWYDSGRQTGAWTDYLNNRAVDNMLVKGGAWPAAARAIMDRAGVEPEK